CGGCGCCGCGCGCCACCTGGAGGGCAAGGCTGCCGCTGAGTACTCCGGCGACCACACGTCCTACGTGCGCCGCGAGGCCATCGGCGTCGTCGGTTCGGTGGCCCCGTGGAACTACCCGCTGCAGATGGCGGCCTGGAAGGTGCTGCCGGCCGTCGCGGCGGGCAACACGATCGTGCTCAAGCCGGCCGAGCTCACGCCGCTGACCGCGCTGATGTTCGCAGAGGCGGCGCTCGAGGCCGGCGTCCCGCCCGGCGTGATCAACGTGGTTACGGGAGCCGGGCGGGTGGCCGGCGAGGCCCTGATCGGGCACCCCGACGTCGACATGGTGTCGTTCACCGGCTCGTCAGCGGTCGGGCGGCGGGTCATGGAGGTCGCCGCCGCCGGCCCGAAGCGGGTCCACCTCGAGCTCGGCGGCAAGGCGCCGTTCCTCGTCTTCGACGACGCCGACGTCGAGGCAGCCGTCCACGGCGCGGTGGCCGGCTCCCTGATCAACACCGGCCAGGACTGCACGGCCGCCACCCGGGCCTACGTCCAGCGGCCGCTCTACGACGCCTTCGTGTCCGGCGTGGCCGACGTCATGGGCACGGTCGTGCTCGGTGAGCCGTTGGACGACCGGACCGACCAGGGTCCGCTGGTCTCCCGCGCCCAGCAGGAGCGGGTCGCAGGGTTCGTCGACCGGGCCTGCGCCGACGGGGCCAAGGTCGTGAGAGGAGGTGCCGTGCCGGGTGGGGCGCTGGCGCGCGGCGCCTTCTACGAGCCCACGCTGGTGGTCGACGCGGCGCAGGCCTCCGAGATCGTGCAGGACGAGGTGTTCGGGCCGGTCCTGGTGGTGCTGCCCTTCGACAGCGACGACGAGGGACTCGCGCTGGCCAACGACACGCCGTACGGCCTCGCCGCATCGGCCTGGACCCGCGACGTGGTGCGCTCCCTGCGCGCCACCCGGGAGCTCCGCGCGGGGTGCGTCTGGATCAACGACCACATCCCGATCATCAGCGAGATGCCGCACGGGGGATACCGTGCCTCCGGGTTCGGGAAGGACATGTCGACCTACTCGTTCGACGAGTACACCGTCGTCAAGCACGTCATGGTCGACGGCACCGGCGCCGCCCGCAAGGACTGGCACCGGACGATCTTCTCGGGGACCACCAACGAGACACCGAGAACCGACTAGGGAGTGTTGACGAGCATGAGCCGGACCACAATTGGCAACCGCGCCGTCCGTGATGAGCGGGTCCAGCAGCTGGTGCGATCCCAGCTGTCACGCCGGACCGTGCTGCGCGGCGCCGGAGGGGCCG
Above is a window of Actinomycetes bacterium DNA encoding:
- a CDS encoding gamma-aminobutyraldehyde dehydrogenase, producing MHQLIAGRRREGSSAETFDVTDPSTGETVEQVRLADAADVDAAVRAAREAFPGWSTAPPVERSTALTRMAAVLDARADELARIETRQTGKPIRLSTGFDVPGTVDNVAFFAGAARHLEGKAAAEYSGDHTSYVRREAIGVVGSVAPWNYPLQMAAWKVLPAVAAGNTIVLKPAELTPLTALMFAEAALEAGVPPGVINVVTGAGRVAGEALIGHPDVDMVSFTGSSAVGRRVMEVAAAGPKRVHLELGGKAPFLVFDDADVEAAVHGAVAGSLINTGQDCTAATRAYVQRPLYDAFVSGVADVMGTVVLGEPLDDRTDQGPLVSRAQQERVAGFVDRACADGAKVVRGGAVPGGALARGAFYEPTLVVDAAQASEIVQDEVFGPVLVVLPFDSDDEGLALANDTPYGLAASAWTRDVVRSLRATRELRAGCVWINDHIPIISEMPHGGYRASGFGKDMSTYSFDEYTVVKHVMVDGTGAARKDWHRTIFSGTTNETPRTD